A region from the Lentisphaera profundi genome encodes:
- a CDS encoding alpha-hydroxy acid oxidase translates to MDSRYPSIEWLAERAKKRMPGFAYDYLTGGCFSEVNLARNTSEIRDVQLQPHYLRDFKGASQETTLFGKTYDAPFGIAPVGLQGLMWPKSCEILAKAAKQHNVPFCLSTVGTASIETVAEITEGDFWFQLYHPAENDLRDKLLERAWAAGCKTLVILADTPTFAYRPKEIRNGLSIPPRMTARNIMQMMGRPRWVWEQLLAGKPEFETMKPYIPKGLSMKHLGLFMNKTFSGRLTEEKIKPLRDKWKGNLVIKGIVNEEDANKAIALGVDGMIVSNHGGRQLDSGESTIKPLNKLAKALKGKTTLMMDGGIRSGVDIASSVASGADFTFLGRAPMFGACAMGSKGGDQAMQILKKQVQQVMEQVGCEKVEDLHKHLIEA, encoded by the coding sequence ATGGACTCACGTTACCCCTCGATAGAATGGTTAGCTGAACGCGCCAAAAAACGCATGCCTGGTTTTGCTTATGACTACTTAACTGGCGGATGCTTTTCCGAAGTCAATTTAGCTCGTAATACTAGCGAAATTCGCGATGTTCAACTACAACCTCACTACCTAAGAGATTTCAAAGGCGCCTCACAAGAGACCACTCTCTTTGGCAAAACTTATGATGCCCCTTTCGGCATTGCTCCTGTAGGTCTTCAGGGACTAATGTGGCCTAAATCTTGTGAAATCCTTGCGAAAGCCGCAAAGCAACACAATGTCCCCTTTTGCCTGAGTACAGTTGGTACTGCCAGCATTGAAACTGTTGCCGAAATTACCGAAGGCGATTTTTGGTTCCAGCTTTACCACCCAGCCGAAAACGATCTTCGTGATAAACTTCTCGAGCGTGCTTGGGCTGCCGGCTGCAAAACTTTAGTTATCTTAGCTGATACACCAACATTTGCCTACCGTCCGAAAGAAATTCGTAATGGTCTCTCTATCCCACCTCGTATGACGGCTCGCAACATCATGCAAATGATGGGCAGACCTCGTTGGGTTTGGGAACAATTACTTGCGGGTAAACCTGAATTCGAAACGATGAAGCCTTATATCCCAAAAGGGCTTAGCATGAAGCACTTAGGTCTCTTTATGAACAAAACTTTTTCTGGCCGTTTGACTGAAGAAAAAATCAAACCCCTCCGTGATAAATGGAAAGGAAACTTGGTCATTAAAGGTATCGTGAATGAGGAAGATGCTAATAAAGCTATTGCCTTGGGCGTAGATGGTATGATTGTATCAAATCACGGCGGTCGCCAGCTCGACTCAGGTGAATCTACTATTAAGCCTCTTAATAAATTAGCCAAAGCCCTGAAAGGCAAAACGACTCTTATGATGGATGGTGGTATTCGCTCTGGTGTAGATATTGCATCATCTGTCGCTTCCGGTGCAGATTTCACTTTTCTCGGACGTGCACCCATGTTTGGCGCTTGTGCAATGGGATCAAAGGGTGGTGATCAAGCCATGCAAATCCTTAAGAAGCAAGTTCAGCAAGTTATGGAACAAGTCGGCTGTGAAAAAGTCGAAGATCTACATAAGCACTTAATCGAAGCTTAA
- a CDS encoding SDR family oxidoreductase, producing the protein MDLNLKDKVIIVTGGARGIGGGISESLAAEGAKLVIPSRPSAATEKAIAKLQESTEVLYIPGDLTSPGICESIINQTIEKFGAIDVLINNAGINDGCNITDSLDKFQQSLKNNLIHVFELVHYALPHLEKSQGNIINIGSKVAETGQGNATGYAAAKGAINALTREWALEFRMKNIRVNSIIPAECMTPLYENWLSTLDDPQAEEDRISQMIPLGERMTTIAELADLTAFIASTRSSHTTGQILYADGGYTHLDRKCTVK; encoded by the coding sequence ATGGACCTCAATTTAAAAGATAAAGTCATCATCGTCACTGGTGGCGCTCGCGGAATCGGCGGTGGTATTTCCGAATCATTAGCAGCTGAAGGCGCAAAACTCGTTATCCCTAGCCGTCCTTCTGCAGCGACAGAAAAAGCTATTGCTAAACTTCAAGAAAGCACTGAAGTTCTCTATATTCCAGGTGATTTAACCTCTCCTGGTATCTGTGAAAGCATTATCAATCAAACAATTGAAAAATTTGGCGCCATTGATGTCTTGATCAATAACGCCGGTATCAATGATGGCTGTAATATCACTGACTCACTAGACAAATTTCAGCAATCACTTAAAAATAACCTTATCCATGTTTTTGAGCTCGTTCATTACGCTCTTCCACACTTAGAAAAATCTCAGGGCAATATCATCAATATTGGCTCTAAAGTTGCCGAAACAGGCCAAGGCAATGCTACAGGTTATGCCGCTGCAAAAGGTGCTATCAATGCTCTGACTCGTGAATGGGCACTCGAATTCCGCATGAAAAATATTCGTGTGAATTCTATCATTCCTGCCGAATGCATGACGCCTCTTTATGAAAACTGGCTCAGTACTCTTGATGATCCACAAGCCGAAGAAGATCGCATTTCTCAAATGATACCTCTCGGTGAACGCATGACCACTATTGCAGAATTAGCTGACTTAACGGCTTTCATTGCTTCGACTCGCTCTTCACACACCACAGGTCAAATCCTCTACGCTGATGGCGGATATACTCACCTTGACCGTAAATGTACCGTTAAGTGA
- a CDS encoding fumarylacetoacetate hydrolase family protein, with the protein MKLIRFGAFGAEKPGLQLEDGSRIDVSSITEDYTPEFFENGGLEKLSAADLSNCPAVAADVRLGAILKRPGKIVCIGLNFKDHAEEGGMAVPAEPVVFFKATSALVGPNDDIVIPKNSEKTDWEVELAVVIGKKASYVSEADALDYVAGYSLHNDYSERAYQLEKSGQWVLGKSCDTFAPLGPFMATADEIANPNSLKMWLKVNGVQKQNGTTENFIFNVQHVISYLSQYMTLEPGDVISTGTPAGVGLGFKPAQYIQPGDVIELGIEGLGESAQTAKAHQA; encoded by the coding sequence ATGAAACTTATTCGCTTTGGCGCTTTCGGCGCAGAAAAACCAGGTCTCCAATTAGAAGACGGATCACGTATCGATGTTAGCTCAATCACTGAAGACTACACACCAGAATTCTTCGAAAATGGTGGCCTAGAAAAACTTTCTGCTGCTGATCTTTCTAACTGCCCAGCTGTAGCTGCTGATGTTCGCCTCGGTGCCATCCTTAAACGTCCAGGTAAAATCGTTTGTATCGGTCTTAACTTTAAAGATCACGCTGAAGAAGGCGGAATGGCTGTTCCTGCTGAACCCGTAGTTTTCTTTAAAGCGACTAGTGCACTCGTAGGTCCTAATGATGACATCGTTATTCCTAAGAATAGTGAAAAAACTGACTGGGAAGTTGAACTCGCAGTCGTTATCGGCAAAAAAGCTTCTTATGTTTCTGAAGCGGATGCACTCGACTATGTAGCTGGCTACTCACTTCACAATGATTACTCTGAGCGCGCTTATCAGCTCGAAAAATCAGGTCAATGGGTACTAGGTAAAAGCTGTGATACTTTCGCACCACTCGGTCCATTCATGGCGACTGCTGACGAGATTGCTAATCCAAATAGTCTCAAAATGTGGCTCAAAGTGAATGGCGTTCAAAAGCAGAACGGCACAACAGAAAACTTTATTTTCAATGTTCAGCATGTGATCTCTTACCTCAGTCAATACATGACACTCGAGCCGGGTGACGTTATCTCTACAGGTACTCCTGCTGGCGTTGGTCTTGGTTTCAAGCCTGCTCAGTATATTCAGCCTGGTGATGTCATCGAGCTCGGTATCGAAGGTCTTGGCGAATCAGCTCAAACGGCTAAAGCTCACCAAGCCTAA